A region from the Vicia villosa cultivar HV-30 ecotype Madison, WI linkage group LG3, Vvil1.0, whole genome shotgun sequence genome encodes:
- the LOC131655954 gene encoding putative F-box/LRR-repeat protein 23, which produces MEFYSETTTGPNWLDLPKDLTANILKRLGTFEILASASRVCPLWWNICKDPLMWRTIHMPHVRNYKYLDNICCIAVERSCGQLEDIDIERFATDNLLECIANNGSHLLSLRMVDCWDISNKGFREAVSKLSQLEMVDISLSFVTGGSLEVLGRSCPLLKSLKFHLNRGLVFSKSDATAFIIAETMPALCHLDIKRHVLSNVGLLAILDKCHLLKSLDIRRCPYLELNDSLEKRFADQIKDLKRPDDELESYWFYETSDDE; this is translated from the exons ATGGAATTTTATAGTGAAACCACAACAGGGCCAAATTGGCTTGATCTTCCCAAAGATTTGACAGCAAACATCCTTAAGAGGCTCGGTACTTTTGAAATTTTAGCCAGTGCATCCAGAGTTTGCCCATTATGGTGGAACATTTGCAAGGATCCTCTCATGTGGCGCACTATTCACATGCCTCACGTCCGTAATTATAAGTATTTGGACAACATTTGTTGCATTGCTGTTGAACGAAGTTGTGGTCAACTCGAAGACATTGATATTGAGCGTTTTGCCACCGATAATCTCCTTGAATGCATAGCTAACAA TGGCAGTCACCTTCTTTCCTTACGGATGGTAGATTGCTGGGACATTTCAAATAAAGGATTCCGTGAAGCTGTGAGTAAGCTTTCGCAGTTAGAGATGGTTGACATTTCACTTTCCTTTGTAACTGGGGGTTCCCTTGAGGTCCTTGGTCGATCTTGCCCTCTTTTGAAATCGCTTAAATTTCATTTAAATAGGGGGTTAGTTTTTTCCAAGTCTGATGCTACTGCGTTTATTATTGCTGAAACTATGCCTGCCTTATGTCATCTTGATATCAAAAGACATGTGCTCTCTAATGTTGGTTTACTTGCCATTCTTGATAAATGTCATCTTCTTAAATCTCTTGACATTCGGAGATGTCCATATCTAGAATTGAATGATAGCTTGGAGAAAAGATTTGCCGATCAGATCAAAGATTTGAAACgtccagatgatgaacttgagTCTTATTGGTTCTATGAGACATCAGATGATGAATAG